A genomic region of Ignavibacteriota bacterium contains the following coding sequences:
- a CDS encoding HAMP domain-containing histidine kinase gives MNSNNEIIEELKHFDQATAKVLSIISHEIRGSFNIINGISNLILRDNIIKDPDVRELIHLIQSTSSKSFDLLDNLLHLSNLETINFKSEKRNVNIKNIITDVIEFYKFQINQKKLSIILDLDNNTEVSLNENMMIFIFRNLLSNAIKFSNVKGVIEISYKWNNDDIEIIFTDFGVGMNKKKINELKENIHNVSFSGTIGEKGTGIGLNLCQYFIKQYNGSLEIQSSLGKGSIIKVILPVNF, from the coding sequence ATGAATTCTAATAATGAAATTATTGAAGAATTAAAACATTTTGATCAAGCAACTGCAAAGGTTCTATCAATAATCTCGCACGAAATAAGAGGTTCATTTAATATTATAAATGGAATTAGCAATCTTATATTAAGGGATAATATAATTAAGGATCCCGATGTAAGAGAATTAATTCATTTAATTCAATCTACATCGAGCAAAAGCTTTGATCTTTTGGATAACTTGTTGCACCTTTCCAATCTAGAAACCATAAATTTTAAATCCGAGAAACGAAATGTAAATATTAAAAATATCATCACGGATGTTATAGAGTTCTATAAATTTCAAATAAATCAAAAGAAGCTTTCAATTATTTTAGATTTGGATAACAACACCGAAGTTAGCCTAAATGAAAATATGATGATATTTATATTTAGAAATTTGCTTTCAAATGCCATTAAATTTTCGAATGTTAAGGGTGTTATTGAAATTTCATATAAGTGGAATAACGATGATATAGAAATAATATTTACAGATTTCGGCGTAGGAATGAACAAGAAAAAAATTAATGAATTAAAAGAAAATATTCACAATGTAAGTTTCAGCGGAACAATAGGTGAAAAAGGTACCGGTATTGGATTAAACTTATGCCAGTATTTTATTAAACAGTACAATGGTAGTTTGGAAATACAAAGCAGCTTAGGAAAGGGAAGTATAATAAAAGTAATACTTCCGGTGAATTTTTAG
- a CDS encoding sigma-54-dependent Fis family transcriptional regulator — protein sequence MKQILEQLIQEKNIAYAIYDDKLNLYEISSNLQKMLNLNEVKFEDSLFDTFPEFFGSEKEIYNVQSGKSQKLLLEKINRKSRNNGINYFDFAILKLKGKNNFLLLIVNDSTKESTLLQKINQQQNEIKILKESFNNLKKDSIENILGNSKQINSVKNFIRKVASVRETSILLTGESGTGKTLIARAIHNLTLNDEAPFVEINCATIPDALLESEIFGHVKGAFTNALENKKGLLEEANGGTLFLDEIGELPISLQPKLLTFLETKKYRAVGSTKENQVNVRIITATNRDLKKAVNDKEFREDLFYRINVVNLEIPPLRERENDILILADHFIKNFSNEFCKNNLYLSKDAEDKLLQHSWPGNIRELKNVIERTLIFCEKSEIEYDDIVLFENTKIKKVNNECNIPDYGISLEEIEKKYLENALTLANGNQSKAAKLLNITLDTFRYRIKKFNIS from the coding sequence TTGAAACAAATTTTAGAACAGTTAATTCAAGAAAAAAATATTGCTTATGCAATTTATGACGATAAATTAAATTTGTATGAAATAAGTAGTAATCTTCAAAAGATGCTAAATTTAAATGAAGTTAAATTTGAAGATTCACTTTTTGATACTTTTCCGGAATTCTTCGGGTCTGAGAAAGAAATTTATAATGTCCAATCTGGTAAAAGCCAAAAATTACTTTTAGAAAAAATAAATAGAAAATCACGAAACAACGGAATAAATTATTTTGATTTTGCGATTTTAAAGCTAAAGGGAAAAAATAATTTTCTGCTTTTGATAGTTAATGATTCAACAAAGGAATCAACTCTCCTGCAAAAAATAAATCAACAGCAAAACGAAATTAAAATTCTAAAAGAATCTTTTAACAATTTAAAGAAAGATTCTATTGAAAATATATTGGGAAATTCCAAACAAATTAATTCCGTGAAAAATTTCATCAGAAAAGTCGCTTCGGTAAGAGAAACATCAATACTTTTAACGGGTGAAAGCGGAACGGGAAAAACTTTAATTGCTAGAGCAATCCATAATCTCACTCTAAATGATGAAGCGCCCTTTGTTGAAATAAACTGTGCCACAATTCCGGACGCACTATTGGAATCGGAAATTTTCGGTCATGTTAAAGGAGCGTTTACAAATGCATTGGAAAACAAAAAGGGATTATTAGAAGAAGCAAATGGAGGAACTCTGTTTTTAGATGAAATAGGGGAATTGCCTATTTCACTTCAGCCAAAATTGCTTACTTTTTTAGAAACAAAAAAGTACAGAGCTGTTGGGTCAACCAAAGAAAACCAAGTAAATGTAAGAATTATAACCGCTACCAACAGAGATCTTAAAAAAGCCGTAAATGACAAAGAATTTAGGGAAGATCTGTTTTATAGAATAAATGTTGTAAATTTGGAAATTCCGCCGCTTAGGGAAAGAGAAAATGATATTTTAATACTTGCGGATCACTTTATAAAAAACTTCTCAAATGAATTCTGTAAAAACAATTTGTATTTATCAAAAGATGCAGAGGACAAATTATTGCAACACAGTTGGCCGGGAAATATAAGAGAATTAAAAAATGTAATTGAAAGAACTTTGATATTTTGTGAAAAATCCGAAATAGAATACGACGATATTGTACTTTTCGAAAATACAAAAATTAAAAAAGTTAACAATGAATGTAATATTCCCGATTACGGAATTTCTTTAGAGGAAATAGAAAAAAAATATTTGGAAAACGCATTAACTTTGGCAAATGGAAACCAATCAAAAGCCGCAAAATTACTAAACATAACTTTAGATACATTTCGATATAGAATTAAGAAATTCAATATTTCTTAA
- a CDS encoding GTP-binding protein: MKKKICLLGSYGVGKTSLVQRFVYNKFDEKYLSTIGVNISRKTIQLNESEISDFVKNIDLFIWDIANIEKFDSVAKSYLNGAHGAIIVSDISRPNTINQCIEQANNFLELNPKAKIVFIGNKLDLAENVIFDKEKYHLNFKSFKTNVEFVSAKTGKNVEEIFNILGEKLAEE; encoded by the coding sequence ATAAAAAAGAAGATTTGCCTTCTTGGTTCTTATGGTGTTGGAAAAACCTCTCTTGTTCAAAGATTTGTGTATAATAAATTTGATGAAAAATATCTTTCTACTATCGGCGTAAACATAAGTAGAAAAACAATTCAATTAAATGAAAGTGAAATCAGTGATTTTGTTAAAAATATTGATTTATTTATTTGGGATATTGCCAACATTGAAAAATTTGATTCTGTGGCAAAAAGTTATTTAAATGGCGCTCATGGCGCTATAATAGTTTCCGATATAAGCAGACCCAATACAATAAACCAATGCATTGAACAAGCAAATAATTTTTTGGAACTTAATCCAAAAGCAAAAATTGTATTTATTGGAAACAAACTTGATTTGGCGGAAAACGTTATTTTTGATAAGGAAAAATATCATTTAAACTTCAAATCCTTTAAGACAAACGTTGAATTTGTAAGCGCAAAAACCGGAAAAAATGTTGAAGAAATATTCAATATACTTGGGGAAAAATTAGCTGAGGAATAA
- a CDS encoding M48 family metalloprotease, translating into MIGGTGSTRSFGKSRLLIALVVIGFSLISFLSSKEYNPVTGEDQYIGMTPRQEIALGLQAAPQMIEQYGGLYPNQQYQDLVDQIGNKLVRSTKASETEYQFDFHLLNDRQTVNAFALPGGQIFITAALFGRLKTEAQLAGVLGHEIGHVVARHSAQQMAKSNLTEGILNGVLLASDPSSNSAQAAAYIGQLVNMKYGRDDELESDKIGVNFMSQSGYNPNALIGVMKILEEASGGGSQSEFFNTHPNPENRISQIDAEIKRLFPNGIPGKLAE; encoded by the coding sequence ATGATTGGAGGTACTGGAAGTACAAGAAGTTTTGGAAAATCAAGACTTTTAATCGCCTTAGTAGTTATTGGGTTTTCACTCATTTCTTTCTTAAGTTCTAAAGAGTACAATCCGGTAACAGGTGAAGATCAATACATTGGAATGACTCCTAGGCAAGAAATTGCGTTAGGATTGCAAGCGGCACCTCAAATGATTGAGCAATACGGCGGACTTTATCCAAATCAGCAATACCAAGATTTAGTTGATCAAATTGGCAATAAATTAGTAAGAAGTACTAAAGCTTCCGAAACGGAATATCAATTTGATTTTCACTTACTGAATGACAGACAAACCGTTAACGCTTTCGCATTACCTGGCGGTCAAATTTTTATAACTGCCGCGCTTTTCGGAAGATTAAAAACTGAGGCGCAGTTAGCCGGAGTTTTAGGTCATGAAATTGGTCACGTTGTTGCAAGACATTCAGCACAGCAAATGGCTAAATCAAATTTAACTGAAGGAATTCTGAACGGAGTTTTATTAGCAAGTGATCCTTCAAGCAATTCTGCTCAAGCTGCGGCGTATATTGGTCAACTTGTGAATATGAAATACGGACGAGATGATGAACTTGAATCCGACAAAATTGGAGTCAATTTTATGTCGCAATCCGGTTATAACCCCAATGCACTTATTGGAGTTATGAAAATACTTGAAGAAGCTTCAGGTGGAGGAAGTCAATCTGAATTTTTCAACACTCATCCTAATCCGGAAAATCGAATTTCTCAAATAGACGCTGAAATAAAAAGATTATTCCCAAATGGAATACCAGGCAAATTGGCAGAATAG
- a CDS encoding carboxylate-amine ligase encodes MLSDKTFTLGIEEEFQIVDPETRELRSRIEQILRGGTMHLREKIKAELHQSVVETGSKICTNVKEARLEVVHLRSQLAELAEKEGLKIAASGTHPFSKWEDQEITDQPRYAGVVQDMQQVARANLIFGLHVHIGIDDKELAIHIMNAARYFLPHIFALSTNSPFWKGRNTGLKSYRAKIFDRFPRTGIPDYFASHGEFQSFVNMLIKTNCIEDASKIWWDIRPHPKYPTLEFRVCDLPMTVDETVALAALCQAVVAKLYKLIKQNLGFRLYRRLYINENKWRASRYGISGKLIDFGKQVEVETPLLIEELLEFIDDVVDVLESREEVNYVREIIKNGTGADKQISVFEKTQNLNSVVDYIISETYKGLSY; translated from the coding sequence ATGTTGTCTGATAAAACTTTTACGTTAGGAATTGAAGAAGAATTTCAGATAGTTGACCCTGAAACCAGAGAATTACGTTCCAGGATTGAGCAGATTTTAAGAGGCGGAACAATGCATCTTAGAGAAAAAATCAAAGCTGAACTTCATCAATCTGTTGTTGAAACAGGTTCTAAGATTTGTACAAATGTAAAAGAAGCACGACTTGAAGTTGTGCATTTACGATCTCAGCTCGCCGAACTTGCCGAAAAAGAAGGACTAAAAATTGCGGCTTCTGGAACTCATCCTTTTTCCAAGTGGGAAGATCAAGAAATTACCGACCAGCCGAGATATGCGGGCGTTGTTCAAGATATGCAGCAAGTTGCGAGAGCAAACTTAATATTTGGGCTTCACGTTCATATTGGAATTGATGATAAGGAATTGGCAATTCATATAATGAACGCGGCTCGTTATTTTCTTCCGCACATTTTTGCTTTATCAACAAATTCACCTTTCTGGAAGGGAAGAAATACTGGGTTAAAATCATACCGAGCAAAAATATTTGATAGATTTCCGCGTACAGGTATTCCGGATTATTTCGCAAGTCACGGCGAATTTCAATCATTTGTTAATATGCTTATTAAAACAAATTGTATTGAAGACGCAAGTAAAATTTGGTGGGATATTCGTCCTCATCCCAAATACCCGACTTTGGAATTTAGAGTGTGCGATTTACCAATGACTGTTGATGAAACTGTTGCATTGGCAGCACTTTGTCAAGCTGTTGTTGCAAAATTATATAAACTTATAAAGCAGAATTTAGGATTTAGACTTTATAGAAGATTGTACATTAATGAAAATAAATGGCGAGCAAGCCGCTACGGAATTAGCGGAAAGCTTATCGATTTCGGCAAGCAGGTAGAAGTTGAAACACCATTGTTAATTGAAGAACTTTTAGAATTTATTGACGATGTTGTAGATGTTTTAGAAAGTAGAGAGGAAGTAAATTATGTAAGAGAAATTATAAAAAACGGAACGGGTGCCGATAAACAGATTTCCGTTTTCGAAAAAACTCAAAACTTAAATTCCGTCGTTGATTATATCATTTCTGAAACTTATAAGGGACTTAGCTATTAA
- a CDS encoding dihydroorotate dehydrogenase-like protein: MDLTTKYMGLKLKNPIVPSASPLSQTVDSVKAMEDAGAAAVVVYSLFEEQINHESGELDHYLNYGTESFAEATSYYPEQEDFKMGPYEYLDHIANLKKATDIPIIGSLNGVSSGGWVKYAKNIEQAGADAIELNVYYIPTNVNLTGSEIENMYADTLKSVKEQIKIPVAIKLSPFFTSMSNMARRLDNAGADALVMFNRFYQPDFDLEKLEVVPNLVLSTNWEMRLPLRWIAILYSNIKANMAATSGIHTYKDVLKVMMAGGDVAMMCSELLMNGVGRISEMLAQIKVWMEENEYESIEMMKGSMSQKAVNEPAAFERANYMKALQSYRTNLV; this comes from the coding sequence ATGGATCTAACAACAAAATACATGGGTTTAAAATTAAAAAATCCAATTGTTCCTTCTGCATCGCCGTTATCTCAAACAGTTGATTCGGTTAAAGCAATGGAAGACGCCGGAGCAGCTGCAGTTGTAGTTTATTCTTTGTTTGAAGAACAAATTAATCATGAATCTGGCGAATTGGATCATTATTTAAATTATGGAACTGAAAGTTTTGCCGAAGCTACTTCTTATTATCCTGAACAAGAAGATTTTAAAATGGGACCTTATGAATATCTTGATCATATCGCAAATTTAAAGAAAGCAACCGATATTCCTATTATTGGAAGTTTGAATGGAGTAAGCAGCGGCGGCTGGGTTAAATATGCTAAAAATATTGAACAAGCAGGTGCCGACGCAATTGAATTGAATGTTTATTATATTCCGACTAACGTTAATCTGACCGGATCAGAAATTGAGAATATGTACGCTGATACTTTAAAATCTGTAAAGGAACAAATTAAAATTCCGGTCGCGATTAAATTAAGTCCCTTCTTTACCTCAATGTCGAATATGGCAAGAAGATTGGACAACGCCGGAGCTGACGCTCTTGTAATGTTCAACAGATTTTATCAGCCTGATTTTGATTTGGAAAAATTAGAAGTTGTTCCAAACTTGGTTTTAAGTACAAATTGGGAAATGAGACTTCCGCTAAGATGGATTGCAATATTATACAGCAATATTAAAGCAAATATGGCAGCAACAAGCGGTATTCATACTTATAAGGATGTCTTAAAAGTTATGATGGCAGGCGGCGATGTTGCTATGATGTGTTCTGAATTATTGATGAACGGTGTTGGCAGAATTTCCGAAATGTTGGCTCAGATCAAAGTTTGGATGGAAGAAAACGAATATGAATCTATCGAAATGATGAAAGGAAGCATGAGTCAGAAGGCAGTAAATGAGCCTGCGGCATTTGAAAGAGCTAACTATATGAAAGCACTACAATCTTATAGGACAAACCTCGTTTGA
- the nifJ gene encoding pyruvate:ferredoxin (flavodoxin) oxidoreductase, translating to MERMKITIDGNEAAAYVAYHNSEVIAIYPITPSSGMGEMSDAWAAQGKKNIWGTIPNVSELQSEGGAAGAVHGSLQTGALTTTFTASQGLLLMIPNMYKIAGELTSTVFHVSARSIAASALSIFGDHSDVMATRQTGWALLASSSIQEIMDLAAVAHRATLESRIPFIHFFDGFRSSHEVNKIEQLSLEDLKSMIDDKLVREHRKRALSPDNPFIRGTAQNPDVYFQGREAVNKYYDVCPDAVQSAMDKFAELTGRQYHLFDYFGAPDAKRIIIMMGSGSEAALEAIEYMTSRMEEKIGVLKVRLYRPFSIDKFIEAIPNTVEKIAVLDRTKEPGSIGEPLYLDVVSALIENMNSSNPKFVKLPKVVGGRYGLSSKEFTPAMVKGIFDELKKDNPKNHFTIGIKDDVSFTSLDYDPNFITEGEDVVRALFYGLGADGTVGANKNSIKIIGEETNNYAQGYFVYDSKKSGSTTVSHLRFGKKEIHSTYLIQTANFIGVHQFNLLENFDVLENIVDGGTFLLNSPYSKDEIWNKLPQKVQKQIIDKKLNLYVIDGYSVAKDTGMGARINTIMQTCFFAISGVLPKDEAIAQIKNAIKKTYGGKGEIVVKKNFEAVDSTLEHLHKIEIPAEVTSSIILPPIVSEKAPAYVQETLAMMMKGKGDLIPVSQMPLDGTFPSATTQWEKRNIALEVPEWDPEVCIQCNKCAMVCPHATIRIKVYDKEITNSAPETYKWTEARGKEYDGMAYTIQVAVEDCTGCALCVDICPAKNKRETGKKAINMVPQIPLREKERTNYNYFLDIPEFDRTKLNVGSIKGSQLLQPLFEYSGACSGCGETPYVKLVSQLFGDRTVIANATGCSSIYGGNLPTTPWAVNREGKGPAWSNSLFEDNAEFGFGMRLSIDKQKEFAEELLKSMESQLGSEFVNSIINAEQKSEADIYEQRERVAELKEKLKNINSDAAQNLLMLADYLVKKSVWIMGGDGWAYDIGYGGLDHVIAQGKNVNILVLDTEVYSNTGGQMSKATGLGAVAKFAAAGRPNPKKDLGMMAMGYGNVYVAQIAMGANDAQTLKAILEAEAYEGPSIIIAYSHCIAHGYDLAKGMEHQQLAVDSGHWPLYRYNPENTKEGKNPLKLDSKAPKIKLADFIYTETRYKMLQKIDPERSKYLLGLAQAEVDQKWKHYEQLAAMDYSNLNK from the coding sequence ATGGAAAGAATGAAAATAACAATAGACGGCAATGAAGCCGCTGCTTATGTAGCTTATCATAACAGCGAAGTAATTGCAATTTATCCAATTACTCCGTCATCCGGAATGGGAGAAATGTCGGATGCTTGGGCGGCACAAGGTAAAAAGAATATTTGGGGAACAATACCAAATGTTTCTGAATTACAAAGTGAAGGCGGCGCTGCCGGTGCAGTTCACGGATCGCTTCAAACCGGCGCTTTAACAACTACTTTTACAGCCTCGCAAGGTCTTTTACTTATGATTCCGAATATGTATAAAATCGCAGGCGAACTTACATCAACGGTATTTCATGTTTCCGCCAGATCAATCGCTGCTTCCGCTTTGTCAATTTTTGGAGATCACAGCGACGTAATGGCAACAAGACAAACCGGTTGGGCTTTATTGGCTTCAAGTTCAATTCAAGAAATTATGGATTTGGCAGCCGTAGCTCACAGAGCAACTTTAGAATCAAGAATTCCATTTATCCATTTTTTTGATGGGTTTAGATCTTCACATGAAGTTAACAAAATTGAGCAATTGTCTCTAGAAGATTTAAAATCAATGATAGATGATAAATTGGTTCGTGAACATAGAAAAAGAGCTCTTTCACCCGATAACCCGTTTATTCGCGGAACAGCGCAAAATCCCGATGTTTATTTCCAAGGCAGAGAAGCAGTTAATAAATATTATGATGTTTGTCCAGATGCGGTTCAAAGCGCTATGGACAAATTTGCAGAATTGACAGGACGCCAGTACCATTTATTTGATTATTTTGGCGCGCCGGATGCTAAAAGAATTATTATTATGATGGGATCTGGAAGTGAAGCAGCGTTAGAAGCTATTGAATATATGACTTCAAGAATGGAAGAAAAGATAGGTGTTCTTAAAGTTAGACTTTACAGACCATTCTCAATTGATAAATTTATTGAAGCAATTCCAAATACAGTTGAAAAAATTGCCGTATTAGACAGAACAAAAGAACCAGGTTCAATTGGCGAACCGCTTTACTTAGACGTTGTTTCGGCATTGATCGAAAATATGAATTCGTCAAATCCAAAATTCGTTAAATTGCCTAAAGTAGTCGGCGGACGTTACGGATTATCATCAAAAGAATTTACACCCGCAATGGTTAAAGGAATTTTTGATGAATTGAAAAAAGATAATCCTAAAAACCATTTTACAATTGGTATTAAAGATGATGTATCATTTACAAGTTTAGATTATGATCCAAACTTCATAACCGAAGGCGAAGACGTTGTTCGCGCACTGTTTTATGGTTTAGGTGCAGATGGTACTGTAGGAGCAAATAAAAATTCAATCAAGATAATTGGTGAAGAAACAAATAATTATGCACAAGGTTATTTTGTTTACGATTCAAAAAAATCAGGTTCAACAACCGTTTCACATTTGAGATTTGGGAAAAAAGAAATTCATTCTACATACTTAATTCAAACGGCCAACTTTATCGGAGTTCATCAGTTTAATTTGCTGGAAAACTTTGACGTTTTAGAAAATATTGTAGACGGCGGGACATTCTTATTAAATAGTCCTTATTCAAAAGATGAAATTTGGAATAAACTTCCTCAGAAAGTACAAAAGCAAATAATAGATAAAAAACTTAATCTATATGTAATTGACGGTTACAGTGTTGCAAAAGATACAGGCATGGGAGCAAGAATCAACACTATCATGCAGACATGCTTCTTTGCAATTTCCGGTGTATTGCCCAAAGATGAAGCAATTGCTCAAATTAAAAATGCTATAAAGAAAACATACGGCGGAAAAGGTGAAATTGTTGTTAAGAAAAACTTTGAAGCTGTTGATAGCACATTAGAACATTTGCACAAAATTGAAATACCTGCTGAAGTTACAAGCAGCATAATTTTACCTCCAATTGTTTCAGAAAAAGCACCTGCATACGTTCAAGAAACATTGGCAATGATGATGAAAGGAAAAGGAGATTTAATTCCTGTAAGTCAGATGCCGCTTGACGGAACTTTTCCATCAGCAACAACACAATGGGAAAAACGAAATATTGCTTTGGAAGTGCCCGAATGGGATCCTGAAGTTTGTATTCAATGCAACAAATGTGCTATGGTTTGTCCACACGCAACGATAAGAATTAAAGTTTATGATAAGGAAATTACAAACAGCGCTCCGGAAACATATAAATGGACCGAAGCTCGTGGTAAAGAATATGACGGCATGGCATATACAATTCAAGTTGCTGTAGAAGATTGTACTGGCTGCGCTTTATGTGTTGATATTTGCCCGGCTAAAAACAAACGCGAGACGGGTAAAAAAGCTATTAATATGGTTCCACAAATTCCTTTGCGTGAAAAAGAAAGAACCAATTATAATTATTTTTTGGATATTCCAGAATTCGATAGAACAAAATTAAATGTCGGTTCAATAAAAGGCAGTCAATTATTGCAACCTCTGTTTGAATATTCGGGAGCATGCTCAGGATGCGGAGAAACTCCTTATGTTAAATTGGTTTCACAATTATTTGGTGATAGAACCGTTATAGCAAACGCGACCGGATGTTCTTCAATTTACGGCGGAAATCTTCCTACAACTCCATGGGCTGTAAATCGTGAAGGAAAAGGACCGGCTTGGTCAAATTCACTTTTTGAAGATAATGCCGAATTTGGATTTGGTATGCGTTTATCAATCGATAAGCAAAAAGAGTTTGCTGAAGAACTATTAAAAAGTATGGAATCGCAATTAGGTTCTGAATTTGTAAACTCAATTATAAACGCTGAACAAAAGTCCGAAGCTGACATATACGAACAGCGTGAAAGAGTAGCGGAGCTAAAAGAAAAACTTAAAAATATTAATTCCGATGCGGCTCAAAATTTATTAATGTTAGCAGATTACCTGGTTAAAAAATCTGTATGGATTATGGGCGGCGACGGCTGGGCATATGATATTGGCTACGGCGGTTTAGATCATGTAATTGCTCAGGGAAAGAACGTTAATATTTTAGTTTTGGATACAGAAGTTTATTCAAACACCGGTGGACAAATGTCTAAAGCTACCGGTTTAGGAGCCGTTGCAAAATTTGCCGCAGCCGGAAGACCGAATCCTAAAAAAGATCTGGGAATGATGGCTATGGGATATGGAAATGTTTACGTTGCTCAAATTGCAATGGGTGCAAACGACGCACAAACATTAAAAGCTATTCTTGAAGCAGAAGCTTATGAAGGTCCATCTATTATAATTGCTTACAGTCACTGTATTGCGCATGGATACGATCTTGCAAAAGGAATGGAACATCAGCAGTTGGCGGTAGACAGCGGACACTGGCCATTATACAGATATAATCCTGAAAATACTAAAGAAGGAAAAAATCCGCTTAAACTTGATTCAAAAGCTCCAAAAATTAAGTTGGCAGATTTTATTTATACTGAAACAAGATATAAAATGCTGCAGAAAATTGATCCGGAAAGATCAAAGTATTTACTTGGTCTTGCTCAAGCAGAAGTCGATCAGAAATGGAAACATTATGAACAGCTTGCTGCAATGGATTATTCAAACTTGAATAAATAG